The following nucleotide sequence is from Mytilus trossulus isolate FHL-02 chromosome 9, PNRI_Mtr1.1.1.hap1, whole genome shotgun sequence.
ACAGGAAACATATTGGTTGTTTTGCAAATGATTTCGTGTGTAATTTAACTACAATAAATCCATTCAGACATCTAAGTTTTATGTTTGTAAATTATTCATAAGAATATATGAGAAGACATCAAATATCTTTAGATGTCGAACACATATTTAAAGCTAGTCGACTTACATTGTGTTTCTGTACTTGTAGAGAGAAAGAGGTCAGAAAGGTGATTGCTGGACAAAGTGCTTCCCCAGTCCAATCTCCCCATCGCTCCTGACCAGAACTTGCTTTATCACCACAGCGATCACCTCCTCTACTGCCACATATTATATCAATAGCGTTCACTTCGGTATTATCTGTTTCATGCGGCTCTTCAATCTGTAAGTCAAAGAAAAAGTGAGCAGTTTCAATGATGTTTGCATATATGATGTTCTCAATTAACGTAGGACTATATACGTGTTTTTCATTATCAACCTGCGGCTAGACCATATTAAGGTCGAAcgaaataaacaatttcaaacatATTATACGATAAATTGTTTTGACATACTGATTAACATACATTTATTGCTTCCGATCTATTTCGCTTGATACTTTTCTTCTTGTCTGTGGTGTTGGCCTTTATgattttgaacttttaatttgttgatCACACTTACCTTTTCTTTTTACTTcgttatcgttttttttttatttactgcGAATCTAGTGTGTCTAAAATTTGGTTTGATCGAGAATATACAAAGGTATTAATAGCCACATGCCTAGTGAATTTGAATCGTTATTGGACCAATTTTtgacatgtaaaattaaaatatatcctAAAGTTTCCTTTTGTTTGCCTGTAGTCATATTTGCGATTTCTTCTGGGGTTTTTTTAACTAAACCTATGCTTTTGTTCATTttagatacatttgtacaaggaAAAAAGGTTTGTTTTAGACACAAAAGGAGCAATTAATAAAGTTTATATAGTCTTTTCCATTTGTCAGATAATAtctgttcattatttttgtcaaTGAGACTTACTTAATGAATACTTTCAGGTTGAGAGAAGAAATATACAGAAATGGTTTCATATGAAAGGAAAggaattcaaaatagaaaaggaCATAAAGTATACATATTTCCCCCGATATTGTTAGTAGCACACAAAGGGATTCATCGTTGAGTTTATCTTTGGTGGTAGATAATGAGATACATCGGTTAGATTGTAGATGATGCGGGTGTAGTCGATACGATGGCAAACTTGATTAGCGAAGCAAAAATTTATTTACCTCGATTCATtaattgatttcaaaataaattccgtTTACAACTTCATGTAAAAGAGTCTATGGAAAAACCGTGTTGATAGAATTGCTGATTAATATCAATCGTAATGCAGGCGACGGAGACAGTCGTTTTGTTATCGAACTATGAGaagaaaagatattaaaatttgagaacacatataaatattttatttccaataaaCAACTGGAATGAATATGCAagatcaaattttaaatgattatatAATCCAAACTAATACATAAAGTACGGAAAGTTTATGTATTTGAGTGTCTAAACAATGCTTTATAACTTATAACAGCAAGTCCCCCCCTTATGCGCCGTGCAACTTATAACTTTAATTAAACAATCTACAGTGTACTAGCCTATGAAAGGATAACGTGCATGTAATGAAGCTTACCTTCATTTTATAACCAATTGCGTAATGACCTTTAGTACAAAATTGTTCATCTGCCCAATCACCCAGAACTCcgccatttgaaacaaacaacaTCTTAGTATAttctaaaatatacaaaaaaaataacggaTAACGTTAGAGTTCTACTTTATTTGCTATTACTAACAATGTGATAAAATTTGTTACAAAAGTGTGAGATTCTAGTTGTTTAAATTATCTGAATGCATGCTTAAGCTCACGTGCATTGTATATTTTGGAACATGTTACCAACTAACAAATGCTACAAGATGAGTCACAACTATAACTTGTagatcatttttttcaaaccaaCAGATAATTCGATATTTTTACCActtggaaatttaaaaatacctCATACATATCAATTTTGAGGACATTTTAGCGAACAAGATCAGCCTCATAACCAACTTTGACAACTTGTTTTTTACTAATTTCAAGGAAATACCACATAAATAGAATTGAGACGGAAACGGTCTAATGATCTAGGCAGCCCTAAAataactcagaaaataagtaaataagTAGTTTTCAGATTATGTTCATTTTTGTTGACAATATTTTAATGATTGATACGAAAATGATGGTGGCTTACTGAAATTGCAGCGTACATAATCTCATTCAGAGAAAAAGCATGAATATTCTGACCCTCTTGTATCATAAGTAGTTTGACGGTTAAAATCCGACATAAGCAATGGTTTGACTTACCGCCATATTTTCGACTAGCCTGTATGATGTTTGAACCAACCATGTCATCAAAAACCGTATGACAACAACTAGACTGTCCGAGTTTACACTCTCGAGTCGAGGTCGCATAAGTTATCTCACAGCAGTTGTCACTGTTTTCCAAACAGATGTATGCACACTGGCTTTCCGACATTCTTCCTACTAGCGTTGGGTTAACAAACcgtattttcttatttctctCTATTATATAGTTGTCCTCTCTTGTCTGATATTTCCCTGTAATTAGActtgcattttgtaaaattaactttaatatcaaaacgattgtatatattttcatgtttgaaaagaatgaaaattaatattaaaaaaagaaaatcagtgAATAATCCCACTGCTTTTATATGATTTTCTAGTTGAAATCTAACTTTTCTCATTTACATACACGTGAAGTTATCTAAAATATATGTCTTTTTACAATAAGATAGGTGTTCGCGCCTTTAACGAGTAGATATAAAACTCGCGTGTCAATCACGATGGAAGGTTGGCGAAAACAAGTGGTATTAATACCAGAAGTCAGTTGTATGAATATTATTGACATGTGCTACGTTCTATCTAGGACTATTATACTAACGGGACTTGAAACTGATCGATCTGTTGATATTTCATTGCCCCGATAGTGgattattgatattttgatttgattgacAGCTTATCGTGTCACGTTGTAAATTAGCATTCGGTATATGTAAATAATAATTTCGGTAAACAAGTCAGCATATATAgataacaacttttaaaattggtGGGTTTGAAGTAAAGAATACTTATTAAATTAATTagttttaatgcaaaaaatagacatttttaagaaaaattattaAGATGTAGTTAATTTATCAGTGTTGCAAATAACCCAGATAAAAACCGCTAAGAAAATTACGTGTAAAAGGTTCACAGATCTGtaaataatatgtataaaaacaataagtgTACAATAAAAACCATGTTGACAATTTCAATTCCTGATCAATCCATATAACAAAAGTTACCCTGGTCTCATGAATATATAACTACATTGTTTTGAACTTTTGTGAACCTCGTGTTTACACCAAACTTTCAATATGACTCTGTATGGTCGGTCCTACTTTTTGTAGTTCTAATTGTGGAACCTAGTGTACATAATAATGCCACCTGAAGATCATTAATAAGCAAAATTAACCCTTATTTGCACACATGAAAAGGAGTTGGCAATTATATAGgtactaaaattaatttgacagTGCATATGGGTTCCTTTTGTAAtgagaaaaatatgtttttccacTTAAACGCtcgttatttgattttaatagtaTATACTCGCCGAAGGCAGCGAGTGTATTACTATTATCTATATCTAATAACGAGAGTTGATTTCAAGCTATATTCAACTATTACAAAACCGATTAACGTTACGGATAACACTTTTATTGTCTTGAATCAAAAATCAAACGATTCTAGTCTTTTACTCATTTCGGTATGACATCATATGTCCTGTTACGATTTTGAACTTGAACATCAAACATCTTAAACTTTTTGTACGCTTTAGAACGtaataaaaaagatttataagtaaaaagtgtacgtgttttatatattattgaaatTATCCCATGTGTCTGTGTCCGCGTATAATATATACAAACGTTGCgcacgatgttcctacaacacGACGTTACACCACCACGACGTCAAAGAGAGTTTTCTGAAACTTTTGACgtacatttattcaatttgcaagtttcatttgctttttttatgttgttggtTGATTCTAAATCTGTCTCTATTAATTTTGTGAAGTTATTTACCATGAATTTATTTATCTCAAGTCTAGTTGTGGAAATcgattgaataatttttacCCTTAATTCACCTTAAAATGTTGTAGTGTCGTAAGTGATGAATTTGAAGGAAGGAAAAATGGGACAGAAGTATAcagttttcaataaataaattataacaaaactttaatCGCAGGCTGCTAAAATTGCTTGGtgcatatcatctgtcattgtaaatttttcatatcttgATTCAACccttatacaaatatatccgACGCTgtgcaattaaataaaaacatatttacccttaattaatttgaatttaattgtattaaaaattggCTTGACACATAACTTGTCGAAATGCaaccattaaataaaattattataaccaggtcttgaaaattattttgcCAGTCATTTGAAGTTGCTTGCACTCTTTTAAAATGTACCAATCTTCTCCTGAATCGTCCGTATAATACGGGGTTGCATTAATTCAATGAAACTGTTTTGTCGCTGTTTCCGATAAGTTTTTCAGTTACCTCCGTTACATGCaccgttggtttttttttcgataaccagcaattttttttttaaatttcaccacACGATTGTTTTTAAGTATCAGGAATTATATAAAGGAACAAATTTTGCACATGTAACGTCGGAAAAAAAGCGTTTGTTTGGATTTTTCGACGTTTTTGGACgtttggacaaaatggctaccgttttgtaatgtttcgtagcgttttattcctttaagacccaaacatgcagttaataaaaaaagaatcttgactttatgttcttttcgtgtatctaacttttgtttAGGTAAATTATGAATTACTCATTACATAACAGGTAAAAACCCCGCATTAATTTctttgacaaatgaaatatcaacttggacaaaaCGGCTACCGcttgaaaaacgactgtgtagagaTGGTTTTATGGAATCTACAATTTTTGAACTCACGAGCATTGAGGtaaatgtttgttctttcggtagatgttaaaattattttacatttctaGACATGTTTAGCTATGTCTACTTATAAAATTACCTTTTAGTCGTTAAGTCAACGAAAAACGTcatttggacatttttcttattcaaGCTTAATATGCAGCAACCGAGTCAAACGAAATTCGACAAAAGAACGGCTTTAATTTAACCAAGAACGGACACACTTCGTTACTTCTGCCAAGTTTCGggaagatcagagaataagaCATAGGTTCGCTATACAAAAGAGataaaactgttgttcaaaaatgtaacgttggacatCCGTTTTTTCATATAGCTTTGTtgttttaatcctcaaatataatatatattactaAGCATATGACCAAGAGCTATAAGAAcataaaggaaaacatatactgaattagtttttatagtggttagtgtttgttaacattttattttggtttgcggaggaaatttcaaagattttgttttaaatcataggAACAGCGTGCATGACGTTACAACGTCTTACCCTTTGAAATTGATCAATGTGAAATGAAATGTCGTAATATCATCTCATGATACTGAATAAGATAATCAAAGTGATgcatattttcatatatttgttcGTATCACACTCCGTACAATTTGATACGTGAAGTATCTcttgataaacaaacaaacaaataaataatttattattaagaGCCTCAACtctttaaaaaagatgatataaaacacaatataatattAACAGATCGATTTATAAAAGAACCCTTCTAATAGGAGTTGTAGTGAGAGGCTAtagaacaaacattaaaacacaattttatataacaTCTATTACATAATATATCTTACCATACAACACCATACtatcaaaaacaattatacaaaaaaaaacattatatacatcTATTATGAGTATAAAATATACTTTCTCTTAAAAAGTCCTTCATGGCAGATTTTGGCTGTAAAATAACAAAGTCTGTCATCATGCAACATGAATAAAACTTTTCCTCattattcaaattacaaaaactactttctatattacatacactgttaaaaaatatcatttgcaaATTTGCTATTCTGGGCATTCTAATTAAACAATGTTTTCATCTTCAATTatattcaaatcattttttctacatttgaaacaAAACCTTTCATTAACATCTTTACCTTCATATTTGCCAGTTTCAATGTTTATCGGTCTAAATTTAGCCTATAAACTTCTATATTTAATACCTGGCATAGTAATTCTTAAATACTTTGCTGTCCACTCATTTGATTTGAATACCCTGTAGGTACGCAATTTATTGATGGCAATAGCtaggtatttttattttgccactaaatagtttgttttcaatatCTTTAATAACAGACTTGCCCAAAATGCATTCAATATTGCAATACTAGTGCAAGAAATCGATAAAAGGACCCCAGCTATTAGAGAattacacttattttatgttttattataaaattaatatacaaaaacacAACGGAGCCCGACCTTCTTCTAGTTAAACTTCCATATTTTAGGTAACCGTAGTCAGGGTAGTTTTCGTTCTCTAACCTTAGTTTGCCTCTATTAATTGATATGACACGCAAGGCctattattgctcccgtttgagatcagacagcgcTACGacacgaaaaataaaaattacaaagtcGGATTACTATCTTCAATGAGCTTCAATGTCGTAATAATGCCTGAACGCTGTAGTATACGTTCGTTACAGGGTTTTACGGATCGGAGAGGTCGAACAGGCACCCCCAACAGTCAGATTCGTCCCGTGTCATTCGGGAAtttcatcggattttgtctagtcCGATAACAATTTTTCTGGACGGTGTTCTGTGGAAAGTGCATGATCTGGaaagatttgtaattgctacgATTGAGTCTATATTGCATTGAGTCCGACAATTACAAAACACGATATAATTGAGTCCAGAAATAGCTGTTTGCAATGTTATTTCAGCAGCATGTGATAAGATTGCCTTCTAACAGTACCTCGTCATCAAAAATATGGTGACAGTTTATCTAACGGACATCTTCCATAAGCGTCGACTTACTGTCTGGTCACCGTCTGATGTTTGTCGCATTCGGTAGAATCGGGACGCTGTGGTGATATATTCGGTCGTTTGTAACCATGAGACTGATGTAAATCGGAATAACAGAGACAAGTTTGTATGAAAACGGCTGAATTTGGACGCTTGCCTGACAAAATCTGAGTGTTGTCGTGATTACATTAacgtttttacaaatttaaaaataaaattgatttccaGCCACGATTAACAATAaattgatcagacttttaacaaattattaTCGGACATGCTTCTTACAAGAACGccagtaaaaatcgtgaatgtgtgataGAATTACAGTACTGTAATTGAAGAGCAGCCATAATTTCTATATTACTGTCgacagtaaaactgcatttgcaaCAACCAGATCGTCAATTGACGGTGACGACTcctcaactacagtactgttattcctgtGATCTTCATGCATTGAACTGATTATGATTTATTGGAAGTAAGTGCAAGATTTTCATATTAAAGGTCTACATAACTACGTGGTCTATTTAGTATATGAACAATACATATACAGCTGGTCATTTGTATTACCTGATTatcttctgttttatttattctcATGCGTAGAAGCATgcagtttgtttgtttggtcaAATACTCCAACTCTGAAAATGATTTAACAATTGGGCAAATCATACCAGTAATCTAACTTTCTCCTGCAGGTTGTTTTTTCTACTTTGTCAAACGTTTATGATCATATTTGTACAATATTTGATAACACTCAATTTCCCAAACATAGGACATTAAAGAATTTGCATTACTGTTGCTGTTAAGCCATCCCCTTCCGACTGATAGATATGGGCATAAAAGTTAAGTTAATCAATATTTTCTCTCCTGGTTATGATTAATCTAAAAGAGCTACAAGACAAAATGATTCTTTGAAAAAAGATGCTATTAAAGGTGATCCACATCAAACGTATCtttgtgtttttaaagaaatgacaTGATGAAAATATGACGCCCACTTCCGTAAAAACGAATTTGAGGACATGCCAATGCTATTAgctcataaaaatgaaaatagtgAAATGATTCAGTTCACagcactctttttttttacaaaaacaatggACCCAGAACAGTACTCCACCATGAACAGAATGATGTATCATATTGGTATATTATCACATAGACAATCCAGGTATCATGCAAATCGTACCTTAATGAGGGATACATACGACtttgcaggtttttttttaagtatactAAACACTTGATCAGCGCTTTAAAAGCTACATGAAAGcagtatttaacaaaaaaatgtaacacaattatacgtttatcatttgattttcacttaaaggttatttaaaaaaaaaataactcattaacataatagatatacataatTTCATTGTTACCGTTGAATATATAAACGGATAATCTTACTTTAAAAAGAACCTCTGTTGTGTGCAGTCGATTGGATATGCAAGACATCAGTTTTATGAcaactttgttttatatttgtgtgaTTATATAAGACAAGAGCAGTATGGTGTATCTGACTTTAGCATTTGATTGTTAGATCATGTCGAGTTTTTCTGCATGCATATCATAAcagaaaacacattttatataaatctaaaGTTATATTTCCTTGCAACAGACACGAACGGATGTGACATAAACACATTCAATGGATGCCCTCTCGGAAGATTCGTCGATCTGATATAAGTGTATGTGCTCTGTGCTAATCCAAGTAGTGAATGTCC
It contains:
- the LOC134684395 gene encoding vitelline membrane outer layer protein 1 homolog; translated protein: MSESQCAYICLENSDNCCEITYATSTRECKLGQSSCCHTVFDDMVGSNIIQASRKYGEYTKMLFVSNGGVLGDWADEQFCTKGHYAIGYKMKIEEPHETDNTEVNAIDIICGSRGGDRCGDKASSGQERWGDWTGEALCPAITFLTSFSLQVQKHNDERKDNTGANYVKFKCRHLKDSGNDFDLSYPPGYGVYGSYGEWSDACPVNSAICGIKIKIQPFQGPEVDDTSLNDVKFFCCE